From a single Candidatus Eisenbacteria bacterium genomic region:
- a CDS encoding sigma 54-interacting transcriptional regulator — MQWDAGLLEEIFEIVTRAESVDHALPQVLERALRFIGFERGAVYTLDEERRTLHLRAHRGDTGRMARTFQTIPVGQGVIGRVAESGNRALVEDTCRDPRMSTTVLCEEGIRSFLCAPIRARGRVLGVLAVASGEERAFRESHINAASAVAHQLGVALDNAELLLRSRQGERLYRNLLDGSPDLHILCDPDFRVIRINPAVRDFFGLAEGADEITHLRDLLDEEPFNDFRRTRDRLVHGSREGIRFDLELRGADGADHLFDVHSNLIHEEGGEFFLHFIGRDITERKQLESRLLEFTNRLAEMVERRDTQLQKARDQIARLFDVTRRIHELGSIDEKLRLIVETVVEAKLFRKAVVRLHDREGRPLHSTAEGYTTEELSRLQDWHFLPLRLGGETSDGAVRVGASFFLPSDQGGRRPEGRWMQGDRLVIPLAGGESNGPIGYLLVEEPFDGTQPGEETVQVMEMFVTQGARAVLEARMEQQLAEVDRMRTAVARRYRFDRLVGDSPPMRDLYETIRRLAKVRTSVLIVGESGTGKELVAGAIHYNGPRKDAPFIKVNCAAIPESLLESELFGIERRVATGVDRRVGRFERADGGTLFLDEVGDMSYATQAKVLRALQERAFERVGGEKTIRVDVRIVAATNRDLQEEIDRGRFRRDLFYRLNVVNVTLPPLRERTGDVPLLVEHFLSRYSRELNKPGRRVPREMLEHFLRYPWPGNVRQLENCIERALAIGPDEAKELRWEDLPPVIRDWSDGHSGGEGERGEDLNLKRNMDRLEEHLVLEALQRSGGVQKRASLLLGISERAMWYRVKKLQKKRGE; from the coding sequence ATGCAATGGGACGCCGGCCTTCTCGAGGAAATCTTCGAAATCGTGACCCGGGCGGAGTCGGTGGACCATGCCCTTCCCCAGGTGTTGGAAAGGGCGCTCCGGTTCATCGGTTTCGAGCGGGGAGCCGTCTATACCCTCGACGAGGAGCGGCGCACGCTCCATCTCCGCGCTCACCGCGGCGACACCGGCCGTATGGCCCGCACCTTCCAAACGATCCCCGTCGGCCAGGGAGTGATCGGACGGGTCGCGGAGAGCGGGAACCGCGCTCTGGTGGAGGACACCTGCCGCGATCCCCGCATGTCCACGACGGTCCTGTGCGAGGAGGGAATACGCAGCTTCCTCTGCGCGCCGATCCGCGCGCGCGGGCGAGTTCTCGGCGTGCTCGCCGTCGCATCCGGCGAAGAGCGCGCCTTCCGCGAGAGTCACATCAACGCCGCCTCCGCGGTGGCGCACCAGCTGGGCGTCGCCCTGGACAACGCGGAGCTGCTTCTGCGCTCCCGCCAAGGGGAGCGTCTCTACCGGAATCTGTTGGACGGCTCGCCGGATCTCCACATCCTCTGCGATCCCGATTTCCGGGTGATCCGGATCAACCCCGCGGTCCGCGACTTCTTCGGCCTCGCGGAAGGAGCGGACGAGATCACCCATTTGCGGGACCTGCTCGACGAGGAACCCTTCAACGATTTCCGCCGCACCCGGGATCGCCTCGTTCACGGCTCCCGCGAAGGGATCCGGTTCGATCTGGAGCTGAGGGGGGCGGACGGTGCCGATCACTTGTTCGACGTCCATTCCAACCTGATCCACGAGGAGGGGGGAGAGTTCTTCCTCCACTTCATCGGGCGGGACATCACCGAGAGGAAACAACTCGAGTCGCGGCTCCTGGAGTTCACCAACCGGCTCGCCGAGATGGTGGAGCGGCGGGACACGCAGCTCCAGAAGGCGCGGGACCAGATCGCACGTCTCTTCGACGTGACCCGGCGGATTCACGAGCTGGGATCGATCGACGAAAAGCTCCGCCTGATCGTGGAAACGGTGGTCGAGGCGAAGCTTTTCCGTAAGGCGGTGGTCCGCCTCCACGACCGGGAGGGGAGGCCCCTCCACTCCACCGCCGAGGGGTACACGACGGAGGAGCTCTCCCGTCTGCAGGACTGGCATTTTCTCCCGCTTCGCCTGGGCGGGGAGACGTCGGACGGGGCGGTCCGCGTGGGCGCTTCCTTTTTCCTTCCTTCCGACCAAGGGGGCCGTCGCCCCGAGGGGCGTTGGATGCAGGGGGACCGCCTGGTGATTCCCCTCGCCGGAGGCGAATCGAACGGTCCGATCGGCTATCTCCTCGTGGAGGAGCCTTTCGACGGGACACAGCCGGGGGAAGAGACGGTACAGGTGATGGAGATGTTCGTCACGCAGGGGGCTCGAGCGGTGTTGGAGGCGCGAATGGAACAGCAGCTCGCCGAGGTGGACCGCATGCGAACCGCCGTGGCGCGGCGCTATCGATTCGATAGACTGGTCGGCGATTCCCCCCCTATGCGGGACCTCTATGAAACGATTCGCCGCCTCGCCAAGGTCCGCACGTCGGTCCTGATCGTCGGCGAGAGCGGCACGGGCAAGGAACTGGTCGCCGGGGCGATCCACTACAACGGCCCCCGGAAGGACGCCCCTTTCATCAAGGTGAACTGCGCCGCCATCCCCGAGTCCCTTCTGGAGAGCGAACTCTTCGGGATCGAGAGAAGGGTGGCCACCGGCGTGGACAGACGGGTGGGGCGATTCGAGAGGGCCGACGGCGGGACCCTCTTTCTGGACGAAGTCGGGGACATGAGCTACGCCACACAGGCGAAAGTGCTCCGGGCGCTCCAGGAACGCGCCTTCGAGAGAGTGGGGGGGGAGAAGACGATCCGGGTGGATGTCCGGATCGTGGCCGCCACCAACCGGGACCTGCAGGAGGAGATCGATAGGGGCCGTTTCCGCCGCGACCTTTTCTATCGGCTGAACGTCGTAAATGTCACGCTCCCCCCTCTCCGCGAGAGGACGGGCGATGTCCCCCTGCTGGTGGAGCACTTCCTCTCCCGCTACAGCCGGGAACTCAACAAACCGGGGCGCCGGGTTCCCCGGGAAATGCTGGAGCATTTCCTACGCTACCCTTGGCCGGGGAATGTCCGCCAACTGGAGAACTGTATCGAAAGGGCTCTCGCGATCGGTCCGGACGAGGCCAAGGAGCTCCGATGGGAGGATCTCCCCCCCGTGATTCGAGATTGGAGCGATGGCCACAGCGGAGGAGAGGGAGAGCGCGGGGAGGACCTGAATCTTAAAAGAAACATGGATCGACTGGAGGAACATCTTGTCCTTGAAGCACTTCAGCGTTCCGGTGGGGTACAGAAACGGGCTTCCCTCTTACTGGGTATCTCGGAACGGGCCATGTGGTATCGTGTTAAAAAACTGCAAAAAAAACGTGGGGAGTGA
- a CDS encoding serpin family protein, translating to MVSPLVWSLVPRGTAAAAAILLLGAFHPLGGADSPAPDPDSVDSRGTVLDLARGNTDFALDLYRLLAAEESTENLFFSPHGVSTALSMTWAGARGETADEMARTLRLPEHPAKTIHAAFATLREGTRSGRSEEGGAEWGEVNGIIAAEGFPIREEYKAFQARQYLAGVLTIDPADPVAAAERIDEWFAEGTAGRIRNLVPEERIGADLVLLLASAVRFTGEWENAFPAGATAESPFHTRDGRTVSVPMMHRTGKYPFAEEEGIRAVELPYRGGAFSFVALLPVDPDGFPSMEGRLEGDLLHRLFERLEERRVEVVLPRLLFDLGLDLTGTLRAMGMERAFTPGADFSGISARGGLSIDRVLHRAFLEMDERGAEAAAGTAVTLKRGAPPGPAVLFRADRPFLFLIREREYGSVLFLGRAADPAVETDRSSG from the coding sequence ATGGTTTCCCCACTCGTTTGGTCTCTTGTTCCGCGTGGGACGGCGGCGGCCGCGGCGATCCTCCTCCTGGGCGCGTTCCACCCGCTGGGAGGGGCGGATTCCCCGGCGCCCGATCCGGATAGTGTCGATTCTCGCGGAACCGTCCTCGACCTCGCCCGCGGGAACACCGACTTCGCCCTCGACCTCTACCGGCTTCTCGCGGCGGAAGAAAGCACGGAGAATCTCTTCTTCTCCCCCCACGGCGTTTCGACCGCCCTCTCCATGACTTGGGCGGGGGCGAGGGGGGAGACCGCCGATGAGATGGCCCGGACGCTCCGCCTTCCCGAGCATCCCGCCAAGACGATCCACGCCGCGTTCGCGACACTTCGAGAGGGGACTCGAAGCGGCCGGTCCGAAGAGGGGGGGGCGGAGTGGGGGGAGGTGAACGGGATCATCGCCGCGGAGGGCTTCCCCATCCGGGAGGAGTACAAGGCTTTTCAGGCGCGGCAATACCTCGCGGGCGTACTGACGATCGATCCGGCCGACCCGGTCGCCGCTGCGGAGAGGATCGACGAGTGGTTCGCGGAGGGGACCGCCGGGCGGATCCGGAACCTCGTCCCGGAAGAGAGGATCGGCGCCGATCTGGTCCTTCTATTGGCAAGCGCGGTTCGCTTCACCGGGGAGTGGGAGAACGCCTTTCCGGCCGGCGCGACCGCCGAGTCGCCCTTTCATACAAGGGACGGGCGGACGGTCTCCGTCCCGATGATGCATCGGACGGGGAAGTACCCCTTTGCCGAGGAGGAGGGGATACGCGCCGTGGAACTCCCCTATCGGGGAGGGGCGTTCTCCTTCGTCGCCCTTCTGCCGGTCGATCCGGATGGATTCCCGTCGATGGAGGGACGCCTGGAGGGCGATCTCCTCCACCGCCTTTTCGAACGCCTCGAAGAGAGGCGCGTGGAAGTCGTCCTTCCGCGTCTCCTCTTCGACCTCGGGCTCGATCTCACCGGAACGCTCCGGGCGATGGGAATGGAGAGGGCGTTCACGCCGGGGGCGGATTTCAGCGGAATCTCGGCGCGGGGAGGGCTCTCGATCGATCGGGTGCTCCACCGCGCCTTTTTGGAGATGGACGAGAGGGGGGCCGAGGCGGCGGCGGGAACGGCGGTGACGCTCAAGAGGGGCGCGCCCCCCGGACCGGCGGTCCTCTTCCGGGCGGATCGTCCCTTCCTCTTTCTGATTCGGGAGAGGGAGTACGGATCCGTGCTCTTCCTGGGGCGAGCTGCGGATCCTGCGGTCGAGACGGACCGTTCCTCCGGATGA
- a CDS encoding ATP-dependent Clp protease ATP-binding subunit has protein sequence METDAGREQEKGAEEPEEEEEQESILARVAVDLRRNLLSRRFGSIVPWKSEVTRLLETLQKRSSHNVLLHGPVGVGKRTMVLRLAERIESGRVPPRLKNKRILEITLPNILPLIQDAGDFERVLFLAVKEALESEDVVLYFNDLENFLVAAESGLGDAATLLDVATRQPELLVVASISDWGFQSALNDHPWIIANMEPIAVQEPSQMMSRKILMVVREKLERFHEIEITKGAVDKAIDLSSYYLKDRVLPGKALEILDEACASEVVRAQCRGGRKEAKAAQVDAEAISRVVSRKLGIPVAKLHDRSGSKLLHLEENLKAHIKGQDGVVRRVAQTIRVSKLNLSPHPERPDGAFLFVGPSGVGKNELARRLALELLGSEEHFLYLDMAQYAGEDSARKLLGASGAEEEPGILAKMMDRRPNAVFVVDGIEKAHPRVGPILLQILKEGRITDESGRRLSFANSTVIVIAASENVLADEKERTVGFTERGEMEKILRQRREIETATKEYFAIDFLNAFDEVLYFDPLTPDSIREIAELEVNAIRDRLAERGVELKLGAEVMERVSSRGFSSATGAHQLAHSVQRMVLQPVSGFLLKHPEAKQVFLEAEEDAILAWPKPKPKGRRRG, from the coding sequence ATGGAGACGGACGCCGGCCGCGAGCAGGAGAAAGGGGCGGAAGAGCCCGAAGAGGAAGAGGAGCAGGAATCGATTCTCGCGCGGGTCGCCGTCGACCTCCGCCGAAACCTCCTCTCCCGCCGCTTCGGATCGATCGTGCCGTGGAAATCGGAGGTGACCCGCCTCCTGGAGACCCTCCAAAAGCGGTCGAGCCACAACGTGCTCCTCCACGGTCCGGTCGGCGTGGGGAAAAGGACCATGGTGCTCCGCCTCGCGGAGAGGATCGAAAGCGGCCGCGTCCCGCCGCGCCTGAAGAACAAACGGATCCTGGAGATCACGCTCCCCAACATCCTCCCCCTCATTCAGGACGCGGGGGATTTCGAACGCGTCCTTTTCCTCGCCGTCAAGGAGGCGCTGGAATCCGAGGACGTCGTTCTCTACTTCAACGACCTGGAGAACTTCCTGGTCGCCGCCGAGAGCGGCTTGGGCGACGCGGCGACCCTTCTGGACGTGGCCACCCGCCAGCCCGAATTGCTCGTCGTCGCCTCCATCTCCGACTGGGGCTTCCAATCCGCCCTGAACGACCACCCATGGATCATCGCCAACATGGAGCCCATCGCGGTGCAGGAGCCCTCCCAGATGATGTCCCGCAAGATCCTGATGGTGGTGCGGGAAAAGCTGGAGCGCTTTCACGAAATCGAGATCACCAAGGGGGCGGTGGACAAGGCGATCGATCTGTCCAGTTATTACCTGAAGGATCGCGTGCTCCCCGGCAAGGCGCTGGAGATCCTGGACGAGGCGTGCGCCTCCGAGGTGGTTCGCGCCCAGTGCCGGGGCGGCCGCAAGGAGGCGAAGGCGGCCCAGGTGGACGCGGAGGCGATCTCGCGCGTGGTGAGCCGCAAGCTGGGGATCCCGGTCGCCAAGCTGCACGACCGCTCCGGCAGCAAGCTCCTCCACCTCGAGGAGAACCTGAAGGCGCACATCAAAGGGCAGGACGGGGTCGTGCGCCGGGTCGCCCAGACGATCCGCGTGAGCAAGCTGAACCTCTCCCCCCACCCCGAGCGCCCGGACGGTGCCTTCCTCTTCGTCGGCCCGAGCGGCGTCGGCAAGAATGAGCTGGCCCGCCGGCTCGCTCTGGAGCTGCTCGGGAGCGAGGAGCACTTCCTCTACCTCGACATGGCCCAGTACGCCGGGGAAGACTCCGCCCGCAAGCTGCTCGGCGCGTCCGGCGCGGAGGAGGAGCCGGGGATCCTGGCGAAAATGATGGACCGCCGTCCGAACGCGGTGTTCGTGGTGGACGGCATCGAGAAGGCGCACCCGCGGGTCGGTCCGATCCTTCTGCAAATCCTGAAAGAAGGTCGGATCACCGACGAGTCGGGGCGGCGCCTCAGCTTCGCCAACAGCACCGTGATCGTGATCGCCGCGTCGGAGAACGTCCTCGCCGACGAGAAGGAGAGGACCGTCGGATTCACCGAGCGGGGCGAAATGGAGAAGATCCTCCGCCAGCGCCGGGAGATCGAGACGGCCACCAAGGAGTATTTCGCCATCGACTTCCTGAACGCCTTCGACGAAGTGCTCTACTTCGACCCCCTCACCCCCGACTCGATCCGGGAGATCGCCGAGCTGGAAGTGAACGCCATCCGCGACCGGCTGGCGGAGAGAGGTGTGGAACTGAAACTGGGCGCGGAGGTGATGGAGCGGGTTTCTTCACGGGGATTCAGCTCGGCGACGGGCGCGCACCAACTCGCCCACTCGGTGCAGAGAATGGTGCTCCAGCCGGTGTCCGGGTTTCTGCTCAAGCATCCGGAGGCGAAACAGGTTTTTCTCGAGGCGGAGGAGGACGCGATCCTCGCCTGGCCGAAACCGAAGCCGAAGGGACGGCGCCGGGGCTGA